One part of the Acidobacteriota bacterium genome encodes these proteins:
- a CDS encoding SAM-dependent methyltransferase, whose amino-acid sequence MGRGLLIPHEEVPSEGQDRLGSWKVLRPERIPFISYVPEWSFSQLKDAASTVLEAQMEALAHGMILKDAPTANVQFHHGRPVLIDTLSFVREDTAAWPAYFQFCKHFVAPLLLATYGTDRALRWSAVETDGIPLAVAARLLPRRSWLRPLALWHLHLHARANAHGNNRLTPLRRADGKGSGAYERLGVVDDRVNGSEVASAASIGRTLGRQSLIIDSLRRGIERLSWTPPDTQWSRYGDARPTYSEAAWNARFAIVRRVLAQLKPAVVWDFGMAAGHFSREATAAGAFTVGFDAESSCVEKAYRGARERGDTRFLPLVQDLLRPTGPGGWAEAETLSLSARGPAALLLVLGLAHHLAVPGGVPLDHQLAHFTRLGKTVLFELVPDTDPVPRGWASKFDVTGLDRAAFESSVLPHFNVIETVPLPSSERVLYLVQAR is encoded by the coding sequence GTGGGTCGAGGTCTGCTGATTCCCCATGAAGAAGTTCCGTCTGAAGGACAGGACCGGCTGGGATCGTGGAAAGTCCTCCGGCCCGAACGGATTCCTTTCATCAGTTACGTGCCCGAGTGGTCGTTCTCCCAACTCAAGGATGCCGCGTCGACAGTGCTGGAAGCCCAGATGGAGGCTCTTGCTCACGGCATGATCTTGAAGGACGCGCCGACAGCCAACGTGCAATTCCATCACGGGCGGCCCGTCCTGATCGACACGCTCTCGTTTGTGCGCGAGGACACCGCCGCGTGGCCCGCGTATTTCCAATTCTGCAAGCATTTCGTCGCGCCGCTGCTGCTCGCGACCTACGGGACCGATCGCGCGCTGAGGTGGTCGGCGGTCGAAACGGACGGCATCCCGTTGGCGGTGGCCGCTCGGCTACTGCCTCGGCGTTCGTGGTTGCGGCCGTTAGCCCTGTGGCACCTGCACTTGCACGCTCGCGCCAACGCGCATGGGAACAACCGCCTCACACCGCTCAGGCGAGCCGATGGGAAGGGAAGCGGGGCATACGAGAGGCTCGGCGTCGTGGACGATCGAGTGAATGGGTCGGAGGTGGCTTCGGCTGCGTCGATCGGGCGAACCCTTGGTCGACAATCCCTGATCATCGACAGTCTTCGGCGCGGCATTGAGAGGCTCTCTTGGACTCCGCCGGACACGCAATGGTCTCGGTACGGCGACGCGCGGCCGACCTACTCCGAAGCGGCGTGGAACGCGCGGTTCGCCATCGTTCGCCGGGTGCTGGCACAACTGAAACCCGCCGTCGTCTGGGACTTCGGGATGGCGGCGGGTCACTTCTCTCGCGAGGCCACAGCCGCTGGCGCCTTTACTGTTGGGTTTGATGCCGAGTCGTCCTGCGTCGAGAAGGCCTACCGCGGCGCTCGCGAGCGAGGCGATACCAGATTCCTTCCGCTGGTTCAGGATCTGTTGCGCCCGACGGGCCCGGGTGGTTGGGCAGAAGCGGAGACCCTGAGCCTGTCGGCCCGAGGACCCGCAGCCCTTCTGCTCGTCCTGGGACTGGCGCACCACCTCGCAGTCCCGGGAGGCGTGCCGCTGGATCACCAACTTGCGCACTTTACGCGCCTGGGAAAGACGGTGCTGTTTGAGTTGGTGCCGGACACTGATCCCGTGCCGCGCGGATGGGCGTCGAAGTTCGATGTGACAGGCCTGGATCGCGCAGCGTTCGAGTCGTCCGTGCTTCCTCACTTCAACGTGATTGAAACCGTGCCCCTTCCCTCTTCGGAGCGGGTGCTCTACCTGGTCCAGGCTCGCTGA
- a CDS encoding sulfatase-like hydrolase/transferase, with amino-acid sequence MRRHALSAMGGIGLATAFFMPIAAAGTIDAPLLMWTSLHTIELACAWAVCSMIGAAGLAWFGQDPRPRRESVLILILSALSILSLLAITGRNATVLGEGTDTVRLVAIGGLAIGLIIAIVLWPLKPRLLVKTLRGVLPFGLILLVPGVQALLVLPMPSRDARPVVDAGLTRVTTVGGRCNNVYVLLFDELAYDAVFSGGRVTLSSLADRMSTARVYHRAFAPTDSTNTSIAVYVSAEPKHGESRRTDKAGLFEGAQAAGMETEVVGWYFPYCEVLGKAATRCRSYSMYNAATSYDGFSLAAPVETVLNIWPYQMPTGLLKRPFAARLHRAELDAITALAAAPPPAGPVFRWVHFNVPHVPWLQDTGPLAFRAFEQTRERYLRQLDEVDRALNTTLGALEQTAAGRTTTVVITADHGSRRGHAGDPLHVPLIVWTPSGTHLDLAEDVRVGDVLNRVVAGACRQ; translated from the coding sequence ATGCGCAGGCACGCGCTCTCGGCGATGGGCGGGATAGGCCTCGCCACCGCCTTCTTCATGCCCATTGCGGCGGCCGGGACGATTGACGCCCCTCTTCTGATGTGGACGTCGCTGCACACGATCGAACTGGCTTGTGCGTGGGCTGTGTGTTCAATGATCGGCGCGGCCGGCCTGGCCTGGTTCGGACAGGACCCAAGGCCGCGACGCGAATCCGTCTTGATTCTGATCCTGTCCGCTCTAAGCATCCTGTCGCTGCTCGCGATCACCGGTCGAAATGCGACAGTCCTGGGCGAGGGCACAGATACCGTGCGTCTCGTGGCGATCGGCGGCCTCGCCATCGGGCTGATCATTGCGATTGTCCTGTGGCCCCTGAAGCCCCGTCTCCTCGTCAAGACTCTTCGCGGGGTTCTGCCGTTTGGTTTGATCCTCCTGGTGCCCGGTGTTCAGGCGCTGCTGGTTCTTCCAATGCCCTCTCGCGACGCCCGGCCGGTCGTCGATGCGGGTCTCACCCGTGTGACGACAGTGGGCGGCCGGTGCAACAACGTCTACGTGCTGCTGTTTGATGAACTCGCCTACGACGCGGTATTTTCTGGTGGCCGCGTCACGCTGAGCAGTCTGGCGGACAGAATGTCGACGGCGCGGGTCTACCATCGGGCCTTTGCGCCGACCGACTCGACCAACACCTCGATCGCCGTCTATGTCTCGGCGGAGCCGAAGCACGGGGAGAGTCGGCGCACCGACAAGGCCGGATTGTTTGAGGGGGCGCAGGCAGCCGGCATGGAAACCGAGGTCGTGGGCTGGTACTTCCCGTACTGCGAGGTTCTGGGGAAGGCCGCCACGCGCTGTCGGTCCTACAGTATGTACAACGCGGCTACGTCATATGACGGGTTCAGCCTGGCCGCGCCTGTCGAGACGGTGCTGAACATCTGGCCGTACCAGATGCCCACGGGTCTGCTCAAACGACCGTTCGCAGCGCGACTGCATCGGGCGGAACTCGATGCCATCACCGCCCTGGCGGCGGCACCCCCGCCGGCTGGCCCGGTGTTCAGGTGGGTCCATTTCAACGTGCCGCATGTCCCCTGGCTCCAGGACACGGGTCCGCTGGCGTTCCGGGCCTTCGAACAAACGCGCGAGCGCTACTTGCGGCAACTCGATGAAGTGGACCGTGCGCTCAACACGACGCTCGGCGCGCTGGAACAGACAGCGGCAGGTCGCACCACAACGGTGGTGATCACCGCCGACCACGGCTCGAGACGTGGCCACGCTGGGGATCCGCTCCACGTGCCCCTGATTGTCTGGACGCCAAGCGGCACTCACCTGGACCTTGCCGAGGATGTCCGCGTCGGCGACGTGCTCAACAGAGTCGTCGCAGGCGCATGCCGTCAATAG
- a CDS encoding YdcF family protein — protein MTRRSHSQQRATRSPQRRTQRPWRGLAIWFGAFLAVALVLYATRTPILQWIGRELVRADAMESSDAIIVLSGGEGDRELEAADLFAAHAAPLIVLTTERDSAALPELLRRKVKVERAVERQRRYLKELGVPESAIVVLEDQAKSTVEEASIVAAWIKTRQIRQVIIVSSSFHTRRAGYIFEWMLRGTGVVVRMRPAAQDRYKPDTWWTDRNTLLAGLVEWQKTIYYRLRYW, from the coding sequence ATGACACGCAGGAGCCATAGCCAGCAGCGGGCCACTCGGAGCCCACAGCGCCGCACCCAGAGGCCATGGCGCGGTCTCGCGATCTGGTTTGGGGCGTTTCTCGCTGTCGCGCTGGTTCTCTACGCCACCAGAACACCCATCCTCCAGTGGATTGGACGCGAACTGGTGCGCGCGGACGCGATGGAATCATCGGACGCCATCATCGTGCTCTCGGGAGGTGAAGGCGACCGGGAACTCGAAGCTGCGGATCTGTTTGCTGCCCACGCGGCGCCGCTGATTGTCCTGACCACGGAGCGCGACAGTGCAGCTCTTCCCGAACTTCTTCGGCGTAAGGTGAAAGTGGAGCGCGCCGTCGAACGCCAGCGGCGCTACCTCAAAGAACTCGGCGTACCGGAATCAGCCATCGTCGTCTTGGAAGATCAGGCCAAGTCCACCGTCGAAGAGGCGTCCATCGTCGCAGCGTGGATCAAGACGCGCCAAATCCGCCAAGTCATCATTGTGTCATCTTCGTTCCACACGCGCCGGGCTGGTTACATCTTCGAATGGATGTTGCGCGGAACCGGCGTTGTCGTCCGCATGCGGCCGGCGGCGCAGGACCGGTACAAGCCAGACACATGGTGGACCGACCGAAACACGCTACTGGCGGGTCTGGTTGAGTGGCAGAAGACGATCTACTACCGCCTGAGGTACTGGTAG
- the rfaE2 gene encoding D-glycero-beta-D-manno-heptose 1-phosphate adenylyltransferase → MPVMTQDAAARWREQLGREQKRVVFTNGVFDILHPGHVRYLAEARRHGDVLIVAINSDRSVRAIKGPTRPVNPEAERAEVVAALACVDATVVFDEDTPHEIISLIQPDVLVKGADWAADRIVGRDIVEARGGVVIRVSIEEGHSTTAIVDKLRN, encoded by the coding sequence ATGCCAGTCATGACACAGGACGCAGCCGCGCGGTGGCGTGAGCAGCTAGGGCGCGAGCAGAAGCGCGTCGTCTTTACCAATGGCGTCTTCGACATCCTCCATCCGGGACACGTTCGCTACCTCGCGGAAGCTCGGCGCCACGGGGATGTGCTGATCGTGGCCATCAACTCCGACCGGTCCGTGCGCGCCATCAAGGGTCCGACACGCCCCGTCAATCCCGAGGCGGAGCGCGCCGAGGTTGTCGCCGCGCTGGCGTGTGTGGACGCGACTGTCGTATTTGATGAGGACACACCGCACGAGATCATCAGCCTGATTCAGCCCGACGTCCTCGTAAAGGGCGCCGACTGGGCCGCCGACCGGATTGTCGGCCGCGACATCGTCGAAGCCCGCGGCGGGGTGGTCATTCGCGTCAGCATCGAAGAAGGCCATTCGACAACCGCCATCGTCGACAAACTCCGCAATTAG